The segment CTACCAACAGGGTTTAAGGCAGTGACTGTAGAAAGGAAGTAAACGTCGTCACGGTGACGTCTCCCGTCGGTCTGTTggcgttttgaagcctcgagtttatGTTCCACTTGCCATAACATAGATTGTTTGTCCCAGAAAATGAAACtgcaaccctttttttttaagtataaaacatgtttagCATAACTgaaaagcttttctttctttcttttttttgactgaAAACCTCTTTGCAAATCCACTTCATAAAACAGGATTTAGGTCATTTGTTCAAAAAATGCAATGCGCAGATCAAAAATGAATACTTCACATGTATGAAATGTGTCGGATACAATATGTTTGACCAGACATTGAACATTTGGGGCTGCTGCCACTGCCTCCAGGACCTCAAGGTGAACCGGGAACACCGAAGCATATTATgaatttgtctttttcatttattgGATTAGTTAttcttgttatttattttcagtttttatttatttctgtgttacTATATTCATTGCTATGCATGTAAATACAAGGCAATTTCAGTGATTGTGATTTTGAATAGCACCTAATGAGGATGGATCGTGTGCCATGTCGCTGTATCTGCTGACACGTGCTGAATGTGAATTATATGCTCATGAATCAGCATCACTGTAACTACACATCTAAAGTGTGGAAGTATACGCACAAGAACTCCATTTTGAATATGTCTGTTAAGCACATCTCATGCTGATGCAGTCTGAGTGAGGACACACATCTCCATAAAGTAACATTCAGCAATATTACAAAATGTTCTATTTGTCAATTGTTGTatgttttcttctgttctgTGAACTTTATTCCCGCACCATCATCGAGGTGTGTTCAGCGTTATATTTGTTACGCCGCTGATAAACAAGACATAATATGGTTAATATGCTGTCGGCCATGTTTGTGGTCGGCAACTgttggattgccatgaaatgtgtACGCCCAGCGTGAGCTTTGCATTTAGAATTGTCTTCATTTGTGAAATTCTTATGtggatttcatttgttttaagaCCACATAGCAAAACAGGAAGCCGTCCCCGTGTGATGACCGGAAGAAAGAAGTCATTAAAACCATGCACAGAAAAGGCTTTTCCTTAGACTTCCTCAAGAGACAAACTCAGCTGAACGTAAACATCAACGGCGAGCCGACGAACACGTAACAtgattaaaaacagagttttttGTTAAACATACCCGGAgggcatttttttatttgttgtagcTTACCAGCTATTAACAGATCTTCTTCATGATAGAGGTGTCTCACAGAGTCACCTACATGTATACTCTCCTCTTCAGATAGCAATATACCTCAGGATATGGAAAAACATGCATATAAAATAACCCCTGTTCCATTTTTATGGACAAAACTCACACGTGTCTAAATAACTCATTTTATTCATCACTTGTGTCAAATGAAAACCTGACGTGGTCGTAAACACAAGTCTGCTCCACTGAAGGGCGACAGACCATCATGCTTAAGGGTTCCCAGTCCTCTGTGAGTTCTGtccctggtcctggtcctggtcctggtcctggtcctggtcctgaacCCGGAGGCGGCCCAGATAGGGCCTGACAGGCTGAAACGAAGCACACAGATAGGAGAGCGGCAGCCCGGCAGACAGGAGCCAGTCTCTCATGGGGCGCTGGAGATTAGCCTGACTCCTACTTCACATTCCCCAGCGGCAGCAACAGGGCCAGTCCTCGGAaaacctttcttcttcttcttcttcttcttcttcttcttcttcttcttcttcttcttcttcttcttcttcttcttcttcttcttcttcttcttcttcttcttcctcctgttcttcctcttcttcccacTCCTCTATCTGCTCCCTGTGTATACACTGGCGTGTTTAGAAGTCCACCGAGTACgagaaagagatgaggagaaagttcacatttttgtttgggggggggctGACACGCGGCAATAGACCAGAGACGCGATGTATaagggaaaggggggggggggggcagacgtCTGCCAGAAGTCTGGGAAAAGGCGTGTGGCAGAAAACAAGAAGACATCCATCATAGAGAAGCAGAGTTATAGAACAATTAAGCTCCTGTGTGAGTGATCGGCTATTGGACATGGTGCAAAGGGCATAACTCTCAGAAAGCACATGGTATATGAGACAATACAATTGGTGGGAAAAGGTTATGTTTTTGAGCATATAGGAGCAGAAGCAATCATGAATTATTAGGGAGTTTTTGTTCTATTATTTTTGCCGTTCTCCATATTGCAGCCAACCATTCTCCGTATGTGTTTTCATCAAACTGCAACAAagacaatgcatgctgggaagtctGCTCCTGCTTATCATATCTCTTCCGGCTTGATTGGATGAGTTTAGTGACTCTCAGCGGCATATTCACTCAGCTCATCAATTCACGTCAGCCAGTAAGTTCTGAAATGTTGCttgaaaatacaaatgttgataTTTACATTAAATGAATGACAACTCAAAGTGGTTAGAAACACATACGGTCATATTAACAGCAGTTGATTCAACTAAATTCAAGCTGAAGAGCAAGAGACGCCGAGATGAGTCCAGAaagcagcctcctcctcctcctcctcctcctcctcctgctcttccaccttctcctcctcctcgtcatcttcctcttcctcttcctcctcctcctcctcctcctcctcctcctcctcctcttccacctcgtcctcgtcctcctcctcctcctgctcttccaccttctcctcctcctccccctcctcctcctcctcctcctcctcctcctgctcttccaccttctcctcctcctcctcctcctcgtcctcttcctcttcctcatcctcctcctcctcctcctcctcctcctcctcctcctcctcttccacctcgtcctcctcctcttcctcgtcctcttcctctttctcttcctcctcctcctcctcctcttccttgtcctcctcctcctcgtcctccttttcctcctcttcctccttgtcctcttcttcctcctcctcgtcctcctgctcttccacctcctcctcgtcctcctcctcttccacctcctcctcgtcctcctcctcttcctcatcctcctcatcctccttctcctcgtcctcctcctcctcctcctcgtcctcctcctcctcctcttcctcctcctcttcctcctcctcgtcctcctcctcctcttcctcctcatcctccttctcctcatcctcctcctcctcttcctcctcctcctccaccagagcTAACCCATTGTGGCTCTGCTAACTGCTCACTGCTCTTCCTGGAGGTTTCTTTGGAGGTTGATAACACGTGATGGAGGAAGCCTGGGGAGATCTTATCTGGAGGGATCACAGCATCAATTTGCTCCACTGACAAGAAattagaaaaggaaaaaaaacaagacgaaacacacacacacacacacacacacacacacacacacaacgtcagTGTGTTCTCTCAATAAATACCTTTGGAAAAATTCCTCACTTATCTCGCAGTGAAATGGAGGCGGAGGGGATTCCGCGTCGCGTCGGTTACGCATGCGCACAGagcctctctgctggatataatcaaacatatttttggGAGGGTTATTGACATAACCACGGAGTGACCGCGGGGCCCCGCGTGCAGCGCCGTGATGGGCCGTTGGGGAGCGGCCCTCAGCCGTCACCTCATCCATAAGGTCGCTATCTGACTCCCGTGTACCGGGAGGAGAAGGTTAGTGCTGCGCGTGCTAAAACCGGCGCGTTGGCTTTTTTTATTCGTTCACAAGAGTGAAGGGCCGAGGTGGAAGACGTGTGGCGTTCACGGTCGCgtgaaatatgaacacaaataaataaattaaaaaacgtTCAGGATTATATGTTATGATAATGTTAGTGTCCTACATAAACCATGTAATCCACCACTGCACAAATAATCTTTGTTTTgggaaataaatactttaacctcaattatattaaattattatcatTCATGTTACAGCTGAGGATGAGCGGCCGATactcatttgttgttgttctgtgctGTGTCATTGTATAAAGGGGTATTGTGTTGTTATGATCTCTGGTTAGCAATATAgagattatgtttttgtttttttactttttgcacCTCTGACAAAATGTATTTCGCACTTTggaaaataaagttaaatgGAATCTGATTGCGGTTTTAACTTGAAGACGCTGCACAAATAATTTGTGTGAAACGCGTCCAAACGAAAtcatttatgaaacaaaaaactatTGTTTCACTGTATGgcacacacagtgtttgtgGGTTAGAAAGTGCTGTGAATCAATCTAAAATACGTTATATCATTAGAAAATGAATTATAACAGTCAATATATTGACTGCACACTGATGAAATATCAGATGTATTTATCTattaatttgttaatttattaatgtatgaatgtctttctttttttctttctttctttattttctttattttctttcttttcttttcttaaaataaatacaatatgtatttCAAGACAAAGATAATTTGTGCAGTGCACATTCTGATGTTAGACATAGTCATAgtgattgtgttttattaaacagTGCTCTGGTCCCTGTGAATCtatcatgtatttatgttttggtatttattttctcttcacaGGGCAAAATTGTCAATACATCAATGCCTTCTCCAAAGCTTGCATTTTCCACTGAAAATATGAACAGCTGTTAAATAGAATAGACTACATGAACACAGCTGAACAATTTACAGAGACTAATAAAAAGCATgaattgcaattttttttattttttttctgtttgctcCAACACGTGTTTTGAAAACAGGCCGTTATGACTTATGACTTTATGGCCAGAGGTTATATCCTGATTGATGAGTCGACAATCAAACAATGTTCAGCCTGATGTGCATCAGCAGATTGGTCCATGCAGCATTTTGAAtggcagcattaaaaaaaaggccaaacaaGTGACTTCATGTCACctccttgaaaaaaaaatatgttttagagTTTTGGAGACTTGAGCTGAGGTTTTGCTCTCTGGGGGTTCTAGTGGGTCATCTTAGGTTCTTCCAGACCTTTATGTCAGATGCTGAGTTCAGTAATATCGCACCCACTTTTTCAAACATAACTGATTCAAGTGATATTTCTATAGTGTCCACATGCAGCTGTAATAAGAGTTGAGAGAAGAGGAAGTTTGAAAAGGGAAACGAGGGTTCTTCATGTAACTGACATGGTATCAAGTGCACTCTGATTTGGTTTCACTGCAGCGACCGGCAGCAATATCCTCCCTTTGAGTCTCTTTTGGGTCTGAACAATGCTGCGTACTGACCCACAAATCCCCATAATGCACCACAGCTGCGTTCTCTGAGAATGCATCATTTCACACACAAGATCTGGTGCATTACAGGGTTGAAATTACAATATTTTCGAGAATGTCTGACTTGTTTCAGCATGCCATCTCTCTGCAAGGagacaccatttaaaaatatgCATCAAATAAATGCTGCCATAAAGCACAAAGCCATCAGGAGGTAGAGACAGAGACCCCCGATATTCAGGATGATGAAGGCCCAATCCAAGCCCAATGTTGAATATAATATCATATTGTCATAAATTTGCCATTTAATCCACCACTATAGAAATAATCTTAGTTTGGGGCATTGACCCAATTGTTGGAAGATTGGGGTCATCTGATACTGTATCAATTGAAGAAACCATACATACATTGTTGTGCCATATGGGAAAAAActgaataatattaaataaagtaaattgtTTTCAATAAAATCAGTTACACTCCTAGATAATTTTTTTGCGTAAAAATACTTTCATAATGGTAAAGTCAGCAAATATCATTAAATTGAAGCGAGAACAAATTTATTCTCACTTTACTTAAACAATAACTACTCATAAatagttattatattatcattctAACAGTGATTAAAATGCATTATGAAAGGATTCAAATGTATAGAAACTATGGTTATTGCACTATATGATCATTAAGAGAGGAGTTATGAAGCTtcccacttcacacacacagacagacagatatacacacacacacacacacagacacacagatatacacacacacacacaaagacagacagacacacacacagacagacacacacacacacacacacagacagacagacagacacacagagacacacgcacacacacacacacacacagacagacagatacacacacacacacagacacacagatatacacacacacaaagacagacagacatacacacagacagacagacacatacacagacagacagacacatacacacacacacacagacagacagacagacagacacacacacacacacacacagacacacagatatacacacacacacacacacacacacacacacacgcatcccTCACGGAGAGGTGAAATAACTGAAGGGTTCCTGAATGGACTCCAGACTTTAAAGTGTGAGTCCTTAATGTTATTAGTCGGTCGAAAAGCTttctaaagaaaatgtaaatcacAGTCTGTCTGGTTCAATATTAATACACGTGTGTTCCTGAAGCATACCCTATGACGCCGTTAAAGGTTCTTTATCGGATCACTAGTCGTCtttatttacaattattattaaacgGTAAGAATAATTCCGATTAATTTTCACATACAACAATTATCGTGAATGTCTCCAGCAATTTATTCCATGATCCGGTCACCATGTTTGTAAGCTATGAATTCAGATTCAGAGCCTGTGTTTTGTGGGAGGGAAATATcaaataatgtgtgtatttatgtggtCCAGAAAGAAGTCgctttttaaatacacataccGGTGAGAAAGTACCCGCCATGTTTACGTTATGAGGGATGCGTTTGCGGCCCCTGATTATGAGCGCAACATTATTATGTTGTATCTATTTTTTCTGTTGATGTTATGTGTCGAAATAACTCGTGCTTCACATCCTTCATTTATCCGAGCTGTTGTCTCTTCATATATGTATGTGGTGGTAAATGATGTCCACCGTGCAGTTATTGGTTAGTTATGCTTTTATTAGAGAATTCGGTCGCATTTATAATAATAAGCTCTTTTCTTCCAATAACACACTTTTAcgacttaaaaaaacaataaaacattgatCACTGATTGAGCAGTATCAAAGGAAAACAACGGGTTTATATTCTCTTTAGACAATtaggattatttattttcagattaCAATTTTGAATATAAAGTGACGGTGTAGATCGGATGTGGATTTCATATCGAAAGCTGTTTAATAATGTCGTACTGAAAGatggatcatcatcatcatcatcatcatcatcatcctgagGTAAACAACAAGTAGAAAAAGCTAAACACGTTCACCATTAATATCCCATACATAGCATCAAATGGATATTGCGCACGAATATTGCTGTAGTCATTTCATGCATAAACCgtatttttaaattttaaaataaTCCGTTGAATGCAGGTGAGAATAAAGCTAGTACGCCAACCCTCTCATTCGGGCCCTCTCCGACACCCAGGggtcctccctcgctccctccccccctcccctccctccccacccaGGGCCTACCTCAGAGCCGCCGAGGCTGCGTCACGTGCTTTATTCTCCCGAACAAAATTTCCAGTAAGGGGAGCGCAGAGGAACACACCCATATCAGCAGATATCAGCGACGGTTACTATCTCCAGATATTCCAGTCGGGGAAGAAGAACCACTGCAGTCGTCCCGGAaccccacaacaacaacaacaacaaccacacgctaaaaacaacaacaacaacaacggacAACTTCGGGGTTAACTCATCTCCGGCCAGTGCGCACAACTTTTACGCATTATAAAAGATAAAGCACCAGAGCCGTTTGGAGACGCTCCCCGCTGCGCCGCGTCCCGTCTCCGGTCTGTGTGGAGTGGCAGAGTTCTCCCGAGTCGTGGACGCCTCAAGGACCCGGACTGCTTTATCACCCGGCCGTCCTTATCTGGTGAGATAGTGCGTCGTGAGCCCTTTGGAGAGAGAAACCGGCCGTTGCTCGTGCACCGTGCGCCGCTATCAGCGTTGTATGTGTTTTGAGTTCCGACTGATAGAAAATCTGATGCCTGCTGTTTGATTCGGTTTCCGTTACTGTTTGTGCGTTAATGAGGCGGCGGCAGGATATCTGGGGGCCGCCGGTAGTCGCCTCTATCTGCACGGACTCATTCATATCAGCGTGGAAGTCCATTTTCATGTCAGTCCCAATGATGCAGATGAAATATGACTGATGATGATATTGAATGATTGGTGGACCTTTTTCATCCTGCTCTGTATTTTCGTCTAAAGGATGTTTAGGATTGTAACGCGATAAATGTGAACATTCAGTCGTTTCTTCTGCTCTCAGGTTTATAAAATCTCActctgattatttattttcataggACAAGAATCTCAACACAAATTCAAATAAGTCGTGTGCTCCAAAAGACACAGACGGGCTCTTCTGAGGAGGGTGGACCGGATCCCCCCAACACGGTTTGTGAAGATGTATCAGAGCCTGGCCCTGTCCTCCAACCAGTCCCCGTACGCGCACGACACCGGGAACTACATCCACCCGTCGGCCAGCTCTCCGGTCTACGTGCCCACCGCCAGAGTCCCCGCCATGCTGCCCACGCTGCCCTACCTGCAGACGTGCGACTCGGGCCACCAGTCCCACGGCCTCGGCGGGCACCACGGCTGGCCCCAGACCGGCGCGGACGGCTCCTCGTTCGCACCGGGCAGCCCTCACCCTCCGCACGGCTTCTCGTACTCGCACAGCCCGCCGGTCAGCAGCAACACCGGCCGGGACGCGACCTACCAAAGCCCGCTGGTGCTCGGCAACGGCGCTCGAGCGGACCAGTACGGGGGTTCCCTGATGCGCTCGGTGGGGGGACCCTACTCCAGCCCCTACGCGTACATGAGCCCGGAGATGGCGACGTCCTCCTGGACGCCGGGGCCCTTCGAGAGCGGGGTGATCAGTCTGCAGGGACGGCACGGGAGTCTGTCCGGGAGAAGGACCAGTCTGGGTAAGCACAGAGGCCCCGACACGAGTTTAGACGGCGTGAGTTTCAACCCTGATATATGAGTTATCATAACctggaaaagaaaggaaaatattatttattgtataaatatataataaataatgattataCATCAAGAATATTTAACAATCTGGCCCTgactaaaataatattaatgatattaaataataaaaacgcAGCAATgggatttatttaaatatttaatctcAACGgtgttatttgtaatttataTCATTCCCCCTAATTCTAAttttgaataatttaaaaagtgtaaaattACACTTGAACTATTAATATTCCTATGAACATTCATATAAGCCTCACCTGTGGGCCTTCTCCAAATACACCGATAACAACTTGTTGTTCATATTTTCGTTTTGATCTCTAATATATATCCTCAAATTAACACCAAAGACACATTTCTGGACATTAATATGACCGTGTTATTGTGATACATGGCtatgactttttattttctttatctcGACCCTCTTTAACGTGTCAGCGGTCGGTGCGTTCGTTTATCAGGGCTCGTAAATGCCATGTATGTTATTTATTATACCGGAGAGGTGATAGAGAGGTCTGTGATGGCTGTGTCacgtggggtggggtgggggtgggggggttcaaTCAACGTCCCCCCACAATCCCGTATTGTATTTTGACAATACGCATTCTTCCGAGAAGaggggttttaaaaaaacaatcaattaaaCATGTTAATCCACGGTTCAATACACACAGAGGCAACGGCCAaactaaagaaagaagaagaataagaagaagagtGGCAGCAATCGGAGCAGTTATCACCTTGTTCAGAAGTATCCGTTGAGTTGGTGTTTGATGCTTTGGCCTTGAGACGGTTTCACACCTCTCCCGAAAAGAAACGTCACGATTTGATCTCATTTGGTTTAATTGTGGAGGAAATTCACACCTGGATTTACATCACGATGACGTCTCCTCCAGAACAGAGGGGCGTGTCTGTGTGATGGACATCAGCGCTCGTAGACACGCTGCTCGGTGTAACACGGCCGGTTATGTGACGTGTTCACATTTTCTTCTGAAGGACTATCAAAAAGCCAAAATCACAcggttgaaaaaagaaagagccgTCAGCAGGCAGACCTTCATCCCCCTGACCTGTGGGGTCTTCTTCGTGAGCCCTCGCTCTAAATTGAGGGATTAGGAATGTGGGCAATTGATGTCAGGAGTCCGTCGCGTGTCAGAGCTGTGATggatcggtgtgtgtgtgtgtgtgtgggggggggggggggggggggggtccctggATCCCTCAGGTTGATAACACACCGTTCCCCCTCCTCGCGCAcattctgggggggggggggtaaattcCTCCTGCTGGTCGTTTCATCATGCATTGGCCCGTtaccagacccccccccccccaaaaaaaagttgttgtttgtatCCTGATCCAGATGAAATAAATACAGCTGAATGTAacagagtaaaaaacaaatatatatatatatatatatatatatatatatatatatatatatatatatatatttataaaaaaaaattaaaacataatttctGGATTAAAAATGCAATATAAATGTTCTCTTAACAACCCGTTATGaattataatatgtatatgtgcGTCTTCTTGTGTGCAGACCTGATCGACGACATGTCCACGGAGGGCCGGGAGTGCGTCAACTGCGGCTCCGTGTCCACGCCGCTGTGGCGCAGGGACGGAACCGGACACTACCTGTGCAACGCCTGCGGCCTCTACCACAAGATGAACGGCATCAACCGGCCGCTCATCAAGCCGCAGAAGCGACTGGTGAGACGCGCACGAGCCTGACGTGTCCTCTAGAAAGATGTGGCCTGTACCCACGTGTACTACAAGTCTGGTGTACTTGTATATTTACAGTCTATGTTGTACATGCATGTGCCACATTAAGTTACAAGATACCTCCGGGATTATGATCATTTTTTTACTCAAAACATCTGATAAGTGAATGAAAAATGACCAACAAAAAACCAACAGTATTACAACCAGCTGCACTCCAATCAGTATGTCCAGCAGAATacataatactaatactaatactactactactactactaataacaataataataataataataataatgatgataatgataataaaaataaaataatgatgatgatgataatataaataaaaataataatgataataatacaaatacaaataatgatgatgataataataataataatgatgatgatgataataataa is part of the Cyclopterus lumpus isolate fCycLum1 chromosome 7, fCycLum1.pri, whole genome shotgun sequence genome and harbors:
- the gata5 gene encoding transcription factor GATA-5; translation: MYQSLALSSNQSPYAHDTGNYIHPSASSPVYVPTARVPAMLPTLPYLQTCDSGHQSHGLGGHHGWPQTGADGSSFAPGSPHPPHGFSYSHSPPVSSNTGRDATYQSPLVLGNGARADQYGGSLMRSVGGPYSSPYAYMSPEMATSSWTPGPFESGVISLQGRHGSLSGRRTSLDLIDDMSTEGRECVNCGSVSTPLWRRDGTGHYLCNACGLYHKMNGINRPLIKPQKRLQTTSRRAGLCCTNCHTSTTTLWRRNAEGEPVCNACGLYMKLHGVARPLAMKKESIQTRKRKPKMPKNKTSTGSSASDTGSPTSMSVSEHASTIKSEPNMAPSPYAGQTVTSATQAASQLDGTGSGHVDIKYEDYPFTPSSMAPQNSWCALSQA